Below is a window of Syngnathus acus chromosome 8, fSynAcu1.2, whole genome shotgun sequence DNA.
TTgcttgtgtttgcgtgtgtccTCAAGTGAGGCCTAAGGGGAAGTTTGATGATGTTCTGACGCACTAATCTGGCAGGTAGCACGTCACCGTTGATGAGATGCAacagaaaatgacacaaagtgggggttgtgtgtgtttacaggATGTAAAAAAGACGGTGGAGGGAGAAGCAAGGTGGAAATATTTGTACGGGTACAGATGGAAACAGATGGGAGTGTCATTAGATGGTAGACAGATGCTATGGGAATGATACTTTTTAGGTCGGTTAGATACATGTGTGGTTGGGCATGTAGATGGATAGGTCGGATGGTTAGGGTCAAATATGACATATATTAAGCATATACGTCATGTATAACTTCATTCTCTTTTTACTCGTCAGTACTGTACATTGTTGATGCTGCGCAACAGTGACCTCTGCTGCCGCTCATGCTAATTACGCCACTTCGCACCATGAAAACGATTTCATTTATCTATAGAGCTGTTTTCTGTCAGTGCCTTGCAGTTGGTCTAGTTCAACTTCggcaaacatatttgatttaTATGACAACTAAAACATTATAAATAGTACTTGAATCTGTTTGACACAATAGTATACACCCCAGTTTTTGGTTTTTGAGAACATCAAAGCCAATTTGAGTCCCCGCAAATGTTGGCAGCGTTTCACACTCTGTGACATTCCAGAACTAAACGCTCTCTTCTGGTTGCGATTGACTTAAAACAACACACATGTACGGAGAGATGAATTATTCGACAATTATAAACGTGTGTGGGGATATGAAATACAGGATTAATCTAAGGAAATCCAATATTCATATTTGTGCCTCTCCAGCTGCTAATTACGGTTACCAGAAGATGACACACAGCTGGTGTTTTACAACCACAAGAAGGAAGcgattttttaaatgaccgcCAATCAAAAGTGAGCAATTCATCGTGTGTACCTAATGAGTTTTCCTTAATGGAAGTTTTGGCCCAGAAACGCCAATCGTGACTTTCGGCGTCAAAACAGCAAATCAAAGAAGCATGTGGTTCCCATTAGCATGATGATCATTTCAAGAAGGATTTTTGATGTTTGTTGATGTCACTGCATTGtaaatgaaaagcagcagCCGAACCAGCCTGGTCCATTGCATGTGAGCCCTCGAGGTGGAATGGCAGCACATGAGCTTCAAGTAGTGAtgtctctttttctttaaacCTCTGTAAAACGTAACCTTCAAAATTCTGCTATAAAAGTATTCATATGTACGCAAATACGTGGTGTGGCACATTCTGTTCAACTCACAAAGTCATCGGGCATATTTGAGCCAAAGATATTTATTGACACTGAAGATTATGCAATTGTTtgcacttgtttgtttgttcatttaaaTGGCGCCAATTAGTTTTGTAGTGCTAGCTAGACAGGCTGGCCGGCCAACTGATTTCACCTTTGAGCAGATGAGAATTTTAACGGATTCTAATGTTCATATAGCTTTAGCCAGGgcctacatttatttgggttgaatTTGGCTGAATAGCACGTGCCACACATGCAGCTAGCCCAAGAATGTCACTTGACTGCAATGACTATTTCAAACAGCATAAATTTGTAGCAAActtaaaaattgtaaaatatgtCAGTCTTTATGTGGTTGTTTGCAGGTGCCCACTATCCGTGTCTCCCTTTGATTTCCCATCCTGCTGCTATTGCTGCTTCTGTGGTTCCTTCACACCTGCGTGACCAGAGGTTCTCTGAAAAGAATGTTCGCCCCGCCAACATCTCCATCTGATTTGCTGTTCCTTCCGTAAAGTGGTACACTCTCCCGTGTGTCCTCAGGCGCCTCGTCCatctcgtcgtcgtcgtcgcccTCCCAGAGAGAGGTGGACACGTGTTGATACTCCGTGGTGTCGTCCCGCTCCATCTCGCGGTGATAGAAATAGCTGAAGTTGGACACGATGACGGGCACAGGCAGGGAAATGGTGAGCACGCCGGCGATGGCGCACATGGAGCCCACCAGCTTACCGCCCACCGTCTCTGGGTACATGTCGCCGTAGCCCACCGTCGTCATGGACACCACGGCCCACCAGAAAGCCTCGGGGATACTGGTGAAGGCCGTGTCCGGGCGGTCCACCTCGGCAAAATAGACGGCGCTAGAGAAGAGGATGACGCcgatgaagaggaagaagatgagCAGGGCCAGTTCTCGCAGGCTGGCCTTCAGCGTCTGGCCCAGGATCTGAAGACCTTTGGAGTGTCGAGACAACTTGAAGATCCTGAAGACCCTCACAAGCCGGATGACCCGGATGAGGGCTAGTGACACCGAGGGCTGCGCCCCCTTGTCCCTGGCCAGCTCCGTGCCCAGCGTGACAAAGTAGGGAATGATCGCGAAGAAGTCGATGGTGTTCATGACGTCCTTGAAGAAGTGCATCTTGCTGGGTGAGCAGCTGAAGCGCATAACCAGCTCGAAAGAGAACCAGCAGATGCAAATGGTCTCCACGATGAAGAAGGGGTCCTGGAAGGGGGTGAAGACCGCCGAGGTGGAGAGCGTCTCGTTGCCGGCGGCCGTGTGAAGAACGCTGCTGAACCTCTGGAAGACAACGACCGGTTTCAGAGGTAGGGCCGAGTCCTAAGCGAGTCTCAATCTGTAACCGTCCGAGTTTCAAGCAATTCGCAAATTATCGAAGCGATCGCATAAGACAAACCAAAAGTGGACGGGTTTCCTTTGCACTGTAGGCCAATTCGACGTTGACGTGTAGCGCTCCTCCGCTTTCACTTGTTGCgggttcatttttaatttctggGTCTATATTTAAAAAGTTGGACTTGAGTTTCGCACCAACACTAGCTCATTTTCTGGGAAGTGGGCGACTTGACTGGGCTTGGCTCTAACAAGATGAATCAAGTTACCTTTGCAGTTTTGTGGTTAGCGTCACAGTGCTCAACTTGTGGCTTAGTCGGTCCTGACTGTCTAGCCTTCGTTTTCTTTTATCCACATGCATCTTCACGTTTGACACTGGGATAATGTCAACAATATCCGGcttggcctggcctggcctttGACACGTGCAATTTAATCAGACTTGGCTGTACCACGACATGCCGTGCGGTTGCTCATCGTCATCTCACCGAAACCGTAGACAGAGTCCAATCCTGCCCCCTTGTGACTGTGAGCTATTTCATATGGTTTAAGTGCAAGCTGGTTGAACATTAATGGCACGGAGTTCATCTCTATCTTGCAAACTCCAGACCTGATTCAAACCCTAACCAAAACACAAATCCTAGTCAAATCCTGAATTCTTAAATTTATGATCCAAAAGCCTAATCCGAACCAAATTAGGACCCTAAAACCAAGTCCTAACCATGAACGCCAATCTTATTGATCCAACTCAAATTCTTCACCCATAGCCCAAACATAATTGAAGGCTTGACCctaatccaaatcaaaatcCCCTTTGCCCTAGCCTGGTTTGTTTTGGTGACCATCATGTCATCGTCATGCTGTTTTCAAGTTTATTAATAAACAGAATCATATCTGGATGGCTTATCCTTCATCTATATTTGGAGCTCTATATCTCTGAGAGGTAACCCGAGAGCACCTCATCTGCTTTCCTCGACTCGATGCACTTGGCTCTACCTCGACTTCTGGAATATCGTCTCCATCTAAATGTGCTCTCCCATCCTGACTGCTATCCGGACTTGTTTAGTTTGCTTCTTGGATACTCAAGGGAAGATCTTTCCCTCATTTTcctttccctctctctcttctcgGAATCGAGTTCAACAATGTTACCAACACTGCCGAGTCTTTCACATGAACCAAACTTAGACAATTTTGGACAATGGGTCAAAGTCTACCACAACAAGAAGCAATGTTGGGAGATCcaaagatgaataaatatgtATTCAGGGATCATTTTACTTGATAAAATCGGGACATCtaactttttcattttagttaACAAAGCATGAGCTGAGCAAGTTCATCCGAGAACAGTTTGGGAGAATTGAGGAACTTGAATTGTGAATGCCACGTACCTCCCTCTGCTCTCTCTCGTTCTTGAACTCAGGCAGCGTTTCCAGgcagaagatgaggatggagatgatgatgaccAGGACGCTAACAATGGCGATGATGCGGGCCGCGCTGGATGACTCGGGGTACTCGAAGAGCATCCAAAGGCGGCGGCGCAGATCCCCGCTGGGCAGAGCTCGCTCCTCCTCCTTGGGGAAGCCCTCATCCTCCTTAAAACGGTCCAGGATGTCATCGCCCAGCTGGTAGAAGCGCAGCTCCTCGAGGAACACGTCCAGTGGCACGTTGGCCGGCCGCCGCAGTCTGCCGCCCGACTGGTAAAAGTACAGTATGGCCTCAAAGCACAC
It encodes the following:
- the LOC119125730 gene encoding potassium voltage-gated channel subfamily A member 7-like; the protein is MASPDKDDKSKDSPSSEGEDKRVKDEHNQQEKASGKAVVVSPGGETKRNKRRPACRSGWGLTERLAINVSGMRYETQLRTVAQFPKSLLGDPRKRLRYFDPVRNELFLDRSRVCFEAILYFYQSGGRLRRPANVPLDVFLEELRFYQLGDDILDRFKEDEGFPKEEERALPSGDLRRRLWMLFEYPESSSAARIIAIVSVLVIIISILIFCLETLPEFKNEREQRERFSSVLHTAAGNETLSTSAVFTPFQDPFFIVETICICWFSFELVMRFSCSPSKMHFFKDVMNTIDFFAIIPYFVTLGTELARDKGAQPSVSLALIRVIRLVRVFRIFKLSRHSKGLQILGQTLKASLRELALLIFFLFIGVILFSSAVYFAEVDRPDTAFTSIPEAFWWAVVSMTTVGYGDMYPETVGGKLVGSMCAIAGVLTISLPVPVIVSNFSYFYHREMERDDTTEYQHVSTSLWEGDDDDEMDEAPEDTRESVPLYGRNSKSDGDVGGANILFREPLVTQV